Proteins encoded together in one Vicinamibacteria bacterium window:
- a CDS encoding sulfatase, with amino-acid sequence MKDAASKSQRSRQRRGPLFVLLSVAVGLSLNACLRPPPASTIIVFVLDTVRLDALGAYGNPLDPTPHIDALAEDGVRFDQAISSSGWTLPAVGSLLTGTWPTIHGAIGQGIMLRPLRPEIKTAPEVLRANGYRTVGIANAAFVSPMVGVDRGFDVFEHRYSYNHDARDAQLVVDLAIRELHARPGEPTFLFIHLFDPHLDYAPPAGFDTRYTEGRASPPPPITMEICQEMQTGDSRQEPPVPEDIAYVRGVYQGEISFMDAEVGRFIEELKSLGLYEQSTVILTADHGEEFWDHDGFEHGHTLYDELIRVPLIVKLPSDVDVARDVVSEPVRVLDVMPTVFDVAGIEKPATFDGESMMSSIRGEPSSRRPVFAESTLYGPERVAWRTERYKYIHDATAGREGIGELYDWQEDPGEMRNLADERPELALQMRSELFDFYSQLRDRARSMAEPDFVNLSPVRIEELRSLGYVR; translated from the coding sequence ATGAAGGATGCTGCGTCCAAATCGCAACGTTCCAGGCAACGCCGCGGACCCCTCTTCGTTCTCCTCTCGGTTGCGGTTGGACTCTCGCTGAACGCCTGTTTGCGGCCACCGCCCGCCTCCACCATCATCGTGTTCGTCCTGGACACGGTTCGTCTGGACGCTCTCGGTGCTTACGGCAACCCCCTCGATCCTACGCCGCATATCGACGCTTTGGCCGAAGACGGCGTGCGATTCGATCAGGCGATTTCGTCCTCCGGCTGGACACTTCCCGCGGTCGGCTCTCTGCTCACCGGCACCTGGCCCACGATTCACGGTGCCATCGGACAGGGGATCATGCTGCGTCCACTACGCCCGGAGATCAAGACGGCTCCCGAGGTCCTGCGGGCAAACGGCTACCGAACGGTGGGAATCGCCAACGCGGCCTTCGTCAGCCCGATGGTCGGTGTCGACAGAGGGTTCGATGTTTTCGAGCACCGCTACAGTTACAATCACGATGCTCGCGACGCCCAACTTGTGGTCGACCTGGCCATTCGCGAGCTCCACGCTCGACCGGGAGAGCCGACGTTCCTCTTCATTCATCTATTCGACCCCCATCTCGACTACGCGCCGCCGGCAGGCTTCGACACGAGGTACACGGAAGGTCGTGCGTCTCCGCCACCCCCGATCACGATGGAGATTTGCCAGGAAATGCAGACGGGCGACAGCCGTCAAGAGCCGCCGGTCCCGGAGGATATCGCCTATGTCCGCGGAGTCTACCAGGGAGAGATCAGCTTCATGGATGCGGAGGTGGGCCGATTCATCGAAGAGCTGAAGTCGTTGGGACTCTACGAGCAATCCACCGTGATCCTCACCGCCGATCACGGCGAAGAGTTTTGGGATCACGACGGTTTCGAGCACGGACACACACTGTACGACGAACTGATCCGAGTCCCCCTGATCGTGAAGCTACCCAGCGACGTCGACGTCGCGCGTGACGTGGTGTCGGAACCGGTTCGCGTTTTGGACGTCATGCCTACGGTGTTCGATGTCGCCGGCATCGAGAAGCCGGCGACCTTCGACGGCGAATCGATGATGTCGTCGATTCGGGGAGAGCCGAGTAGCCGCCGGCCGGTCTTCGCCGAGAGTACTCTCTATGGTCCCGAAAGAGTCGCCTGGCGGACGGAACGATACAAATACATTCACGACGCCACGGCGGGTCGCGAGGGAATCGGCGAGCTCTACGACTGGCAGGAGGATCCCGGGGAGATGCGCAACCTTGCCGATGAGAGACCCGAGCTCGCGTTGCAAATGCGTTCCGAGCTCTTCGACTTCTACTCTCAGCTTCGGGATCGAGCGCGGAGCATGGCGGAGCCGGATTTCGTCAACCTGAGCCCGGTTCGAATCGAGGAGCTCCGCAGCCTCGGCTACGTCCGATAA